The region CACGGTCCACAAGCCCAACCAGCGTTCGGACTTGGCGCCGTCGCCTTCATAGACATAAAGATCAAAGGTCTTGAGCACCGCGCCATTGAGGTAGTCACCGATGTTCTGCACGAAGCTATTGAGCAAATGCAGGGTTGGACCATTGAGCAACACGAACAGCAACAGGCCGCTGAACAGAATGATGTTCAGGTTGGACAAGCGACGAATGCCATTTTCCACACCCGACACCGCCGCAATGGTCGCCACGGTGCTCATCACCAGAATCACGATCAGCAGGTTGGTTTTGCTGTGATCCATGCCAAACAAGTATTCCAGGCCCGAGGACACCTGCATCGAGCCGATACCAAGGTTGGTCACCAGGCCCAGCAAGGTTACGAACATGCCGAAGATGTCCACGGTGTGGCCCGCAGCACCCTTGACCCAACGCTCGCCGACCAGCGGATAGAGCGCCGAACGCAACGCCAATGGTTGGTTGTGGCGATAAGCGAAGTAGGCCACGGCCAGACCAACCAGGGCATAGATTGCCCAGCCGTGCAGGCCCCAGTGCAGGAAGGTCAACTGCAACCCTTCACGGGCGGCCTGGAGGCTGGCCGGCGAACCTTGTGGCGGGTTGAAGTAGTGGTCCAGCGGCTCGGAAGCACCGAAGTACAGCAGCGAAATACCGATACCGGAAGAAAACAGCATGCCGGCCCAGGCACCGTAACTGAAGTCCGGCTTGTCATCCTTGCCGCCAAGCTTGAGCTTGCCGAAGTTGGAGAAGGCCAGAACGATGACGAACAGCAGATAACCGCCAATCACCAGCATGTAGTACCAGCCAAAGCTGCGCGACAGCCAGGCCTGGGCCTGGCCGAGCACGCGGCCAGCTGTTTCGGGAACCGCAATAAGCAAGGCAGTCAAAAGCAGGATCAGTAGCGTCGAGGTGTAGAACACCACGCTATTGACCCGGACCCTCTCGGCAGGGGTCTTGATAAGTGAGGAACTCATTGCACGTAGGCTCCGGGCAGTGCGAGAGAAACGAAACGACCTTTGCCTGAGCAAATGGTGCAATAGCCCCACTGCGTCAGGTGTTATAAAAGCACCTTGAAAAACCGTGATCCCGAATCGATTGCGTTGAAAAAAACAGAACCGATACCCCGCTCCGAGGGTAGCGCCGCGCGATGTGTTACCGCTCGGCAGATCTGTTCAACGCGCCGCCTGCGCCCGTCAACGCCTTGTATTCCGGGGGTTACACGTCTTTTTGGGGTGCCAATTTGTGTCGCTGAACAGTGGAAAATTCCTGTCAATGGCACAGATTGTCGCAGAGCTTATTCTTTGTTGATTGAACGTTCAATCAAAACAAAATAGACTGGCCTTCGCCGAGGCAGCCGCTCGTCGTCTGCTCGCAGGCCTGAGGAGATTTGCAAAATGCCCAAGGTCGGTATGCAACCTATTCGCCGCCAGCAGTTAATCGAAGCCACATTGCTGGCTATTGACCAGGTCGGCATGGGAGACGCCAGCATTGCGCTGATCGCCCGTTTGGCCGGTGTGTCGAATGGCATCATCAGTCACTACTTTCAGGACAAGAACGGCCTGATCGCAGCGACTATGCAGTACTTGATGAGCGTGCTGAGCGAGAACGTCGTCGCCAACCGGCAGGCGCTCAAGAACAACAGCCCGCGTGCCCACCTGCAGGTGATCATCGAAGGCAACTTCGACGCCAGTCAGGTCAACGGCCCGGCAATGAAAACCTGGTTGGCCTTCTGGGCCTCCAGCATGCACCAGCCGTCTTTGCACAGGTTGCAGCGGATCAACGATCACCGCTTGTATTCCAACCTGTGCTGCCAGTTCCGCCGCGTCCTGCCGCTGCCTGAGGCACGCACTGCGGCGCGTGGGCTGGCAGCGTTGATCGATGGTCTGTGGCTGCGCGGTGCGCTGTCCGGAGAAGCTTTCGACACCGACCAGGCGAAACAAATCGCTTACGAATACATGGATCTACAACTGGCGAAGCAGACGAGTCCGAACACACAAACCCGGACCTCTGAACCACTACGCGCCGCAATTGCCAAACAGGCAGGAGCGT is a window of Pseudomonas sp. DG56-2 DNA encoding:
- the betI gene encoding transcriptional regulator BetI, whose translation is MPKVGMQPIRRQQLIEATLLAIDQVGMGDASIALIARLAGVSNGIISHYFQDKNGLIAATMQYLMSVLSENVVANRQALKNNSPRAHLQVIIEGNFDASQVNGPAMKTWLAFWASSMHQPSLHRLQRINDHRLYSNLCCQFRRVLPLPEARTAARGLAALIDGLWLRGALSGEAFDTDQAKQIAYEYMDLQLAKQTSPNTQTRTSEPLRAAIAKQAGASLG